Part of the Candidatus Delongbacteria bacterium genome, ACCATTGTGGAACACTCCGGCACCCTGGTTGGCCGCCACCAGGCTGCCGCCCAGGCTGAAGCTGCAGTAGTTGGCGCGCAGGCCATCGCCCGCGCTGAACATCAGGCGCGAATGCTGGATGTTGAGGTTGTCGCAGTAATCGGCCTGCACGGCGGCCTGGCCATTGCCGGCGTAGTCCAGGTAGCACCAGCTGAGATTGCCATTGCCGTTGTTGCTGCTGTATCCGTAGAGGTATACTCCGACCCAGTCGCCGGGCGCGGGAGCCACGGAACCGTCGTTGGCCGTGTCGCCTCCGATGCTGTCATCCCGCAGCGAGGTCAGACGCACGGGAGCCGTGGCCTGTCCGGAGGCGTTGAGATTGCCGTAGACCAGGAAACTGCCCGCAGGCTGGGACTTGCAGACCAGACCGGGAGTCAGGTTGAGGCTGACATCGTCGTTGACCGTGACCGTGCCGTTGAGCACGAAGGGGAAGTGGTCGTCCGGATGCTGCCAGGTCTGGGTGCTGCTCACCGTGCCGCTGAGTCCCAGCCCATTGAGCGCATTGCCCGTGCCCGTGTTGCCGCTGTAGCTGGTCAGGGTCACGCTGTTCAGATAGACTCCCCAGCCGCCGTTGTGGTCGAACTGGTTGTCCAGCAGATGGCTGCTCGAACCGGGGTTGCTGTACAGGCCGTGGGACAAGTTGTATTCCATGAGACAGCGGCTGAGAACCGGCGAACAGTTTTCCACCGTCACCCCGCTGGCGCTGCACTGGCCAAAGGTGCAATCATCGAGGCTCGCCTGGTCGCTGTAGGCCAGATGCAGCCCACCCTGGCTGGCGCCGCTTCCTCCCGCGTGCCTGAGCACGGTCCAGTCCAGATCGGCGATGCCATTGTTGCTGGAGTAGCCGTAACAGTACACACCCTGCCAGTCGCCGGGAGCGCCCTCGCTGGGCCCGTTGCCGCTGGTATCACCGCCCTGGCTGTCGTCCTGCACCGAGACCAGCTGCACCGGGGCCTGCTCGGTTCCCGCGCAGACCAGATTGCCATAGACGAGCAGCTGGGACTGGTCGGCGGCCTTCACAAGCATGCCCGCAGGCAGGGTGAAGGTGACATTGTCATTCACGGTGATCGACCCATTCAGCACGAAGGGGAAGGTGTGGGAGGGCTGGGACCAGCTGCGATCGGAGTACAGCGTTCCGCTGAGACCGAAGCCGTTGATGCCGTTGCCCGAGCCCGTGTTGCCGCTGTAGTCGGTCACGCTGGCGCTGATCAGCAGGACGCCCCAGCCCGCATTGTCCGTGAAGGCATTGTCCACCAGCGTGGTGGCGCAGCCCGCTCCGGCATACAGCCCGTGACGCAGGTTGCCGGAGCTGCTGCAGCCCGTGATCACGGGGCTGCAGGACTCGATGAGCACTCCGTCGGCGCTGCAGTCCCTGAACTGGCAATTGTCGAGAGTGGCCTGATCGCAGTAGGCAAGGAACAATCCGCCCTGGCTGCCGCTGCTGCCACCCGCGTGCCTGAGCGTGGTCCAGTCCAGATCGACGATTCCGTCGCTGGATGAATAGCCATATGCATACACGCCCAACCAGTCTCCCGGGCTGCCCGTCGAGGGGCCGTCGCCGTTGGTGTCGCCCCCGGATGTGTCATCGGCGAAGGACACCAGGCGCACCGGGTCCTGGGCGGTGCCCGCACAGAGCAAGGTGCCATGGACCATCAGCTGGGACTGGGACATGCCCTTGATCAGCATGCCCGCGGGCAGGCTCAGGGTGACGTTGTCATTGACCGTGACCTGGTTGGTGAACACGAAGGGGAAGGACTGCAGGGGCTGATTCCAGCTCTGGCTGGAACTGAGGACGCCGGCCAGGCCGAATCCGTTGATCCCATTGCCGCTGCCCACATTGCCCGAGTAGGAGGTCAGGGTCATGCCCAGAACCCGGATGCCCCAGCCGCCGTTGTCGTTGGCGGTGTTGTTCTCGATCACCGGCGCTCCACCGCCTCCGGCGTAAAGGCCGTTGCCCGCATTGTCACGCAGGGTGCAGCCGCTCACCACGGGGCTGCAGGCATCGATCACCAGACCCGAGGCGCTGCATTCGCCGAAGGTGCAGCCGACGAAAGTCGCCTGGTCGCAGTAGGCCGCATGCAGTCCACCCTGGCTGCCCGTGGAGCCTCCGGCGTGCAGGATGGTGGTCCAGTCCAGCATTCCGGCGCCCTGGTTCGAGGAGTAGCCGTAGAGGTAGATGCCCTGCCAGTCGCCCGGCGCTCCGCTGCTGGGCCCATCGCCATTGGTGTCGCCGCCGTGGGAGTCATCATTCAGCGAGACGAAGAGCACCGGAACGCCCTGGGTGCCCGTGCAGACCAGACTGCCATTGACGAACAGCTGGGCCTGAGGACCGCCCTTGACCAGGGTTCCGGCGGGCAGGGTCAGGGTCACATTGTTGGAGATGGTGTTGACGCCGTTGAGCACGAAGGGGAAACCGGGATCGGGCTGGTTCCAGCTCAGGCTGGAGTACAGGGTGCCGTTCAGCCCCAGACCATTCACCCCGTTGTACCAGCCCGTGTTGCCGCTGTAGTCGCTGAGCGCCACCGAGTTCAGCAGCGCGCCCCAGCCGCCGTTGCCGATGAAGAAATTGTCGGTCAGCTGGGGGGTGCTGCCGGTGCAGAACAGGCCGTGGCCCAGGTTGGCCTCCAGCGTGCAGCCACTCAGCGAGGGACTCACCGAATCCGTGGCGAGGCCGTGACCGGCTGACTGGGCCACCCGGGTCTGGGTCAGGCTCATGCTGTCGCAGGCATTGCCATACACGGCCGCCCCGCCCGGACTGTTCACGCCGCCGCCGTAGAGCACCTGGGTCTGCAGCAGCTGCAGCACGCCGTCGTTGGAGGAGTAGCCATAGGCGTAGATGTTTCGCCAGTCACCCGCGGTCGGGGAGGCGTTGGAACCGGGGATCTGCTCGCCCTGCAGGTTGTCGTTGACGCTGGTCAGGATGACCGGTTGGCCTTCGAGTCCGCTGCTGACCAGTGTTCCGTAGACATCGATGCCGACTCCCGCATTGAACTTGAGCACGGCACCGGGCTCCAGGGTCAGGCTGCTGTTGTCGTTGATCGTGAGGGTGCCCACCACATGGTAGGTGCCCGCTGCCCAGGTCTGGCCCGAGACATTGCCACTGACCGTGGAGTACGCCCAGACGGGCGAGAACAGACCGAGCCCCAGCAGAAGGGCCGACAGAACGTGAGTGAGTCGCGACATCGCTGGTCTCCTGGCTTGAGGGCAGCATCACGCCACCGGGTGCTCCGACCCGTGGGAACAAGGGGGTGAATGCTGGTGGATTGGCGCCCAGACGAGCGCTCTTTGCAAGGTCTGCCAAATCTTGCAAGTTTCGTGCCTCTCGCTCTCTTAGGGCAGGGTTCGAATCGAGTTGACGCAAGTGGTTGATTTTCATTGAGCTGCCCGCGGACCGCATTCTGTCCCATTCCAGTTGGCCGCCGGATGCTGAACAGCCGAAACAGCGAAGGGCATCTGCCGCCCCAGCCCGCGAATCCTATATTGCGCCGTCCCCCGAGCAGATGTCACACGGCCCGGGACTGGCCGATCCCAATCCAGACGAGCAGCCGCACGGTGGCCCGCGCCAACCGCAGGGCACTCCGAACCCAAGAGATTCCCCACCCATGCACGATCACAATGACACTCCGGTCACCACGGAACTGGCCCGGGAACATGGTCTGAGCCCCGAGGAATTCCAACGCATCCAGCAGATCCTGGGCCGCATGCCCAATCTGACCGAGCTGGGCATCTTCAGCGTGATGTGGTCCGAGCACTGCAGTTACAAGAACTCCATCGCCCAGCTCAAGACCCTGCCCCGCAGCGGGGGGCGCCTGCTGGTGGAGGCCGGGGAAGAGAACGCCGGTCTGGTGGACATCGGCGACGGCCTGGCGGTGGCCTTCAAGATCGAGTCGCACAACCATCCCAGTGCCGTGGAACCCTACCAGGGTGCCGCCACCGGAGTGGGCGGCATCATGCGTGACATCTTCACCATGGGTGCCCGCCCGATCTGCAGCCTCAACAGTCTGCGCTTTCCCAGCCCCGAGCATCCCACCACCCGCTGGCTCGTGGATGGCATCGTGCGCGGGATCGGCGACTACGGCAACTGTCTGGGCATTCCCACCGTGGGTGGCGAGGCGGCTTTCGAGACGTGTTACAACGGCAACCCGCTGGTCAACGCGATGACCGTGGGCGTGGTCACCCACAGCGGCACGGCCAGTGCCATCGCCTGCGGCACCGGCAACCCGGTCTTCCTGATGGGCGCGTCCACGGGACGCGACGGAATTCATGGCGCCACATTCGCCAGCGAGGAACTCTCGGCCGAATCGGAGGAGAAGCGCAGCAACGTCCAGGTGGGCGATCCCTTCATGGAGAAACTGCTGCTCGAAGCCACACTCGAGCTGATCGCCAGTGGCGATGTGGTGGGCATTCAGGACATGGGAGCCGCGGGCATCACCTGTTCCTGCAGCGAGATGAGCGCCAAGGGAGAGTCCGGGATTCGCATCGAGATCGCCGAGGTGCCCCAGCGCGAGCCGGGCATGAGCGCCTACGAGGTCCTGCTCTCCGAAAGTCAGGAACGCATGCTGGTGGTGATGAAGAAAGGCCGCGAGGCCACCGTGCGGCGCATCTGCGAGCGCTGGGACATTCATTGCGCCCGGATCGGCGAGGTCACCGACACCGGCCTGTTCGAGGTGTACCACAACGGAGAGCTGAAAGCCTCGGTGCCCAGCCACGATCTGGTGCTGGGTGGAGGGGCGCCGGTGTACATCCGCGAGTGGCGCGAGCCGGAGGAATTCGCGGTGCTGGCCCGGCCCCGGCTCGAGGATCATGCCTGCCCGGCTGACCTCAACGCCGTGCTGAGCATGCTGATGGCCCACCCCAACATCGCCTCGAAACGCTGGATCTACCGCCAGTATGACCACATGATCGGACTGGCCACCACCGTGCGCCCCGGCGGCGATGCGGCCGTGGTGCGGGTCAAGGGCAGCGGCAAATCCCTGGCCGTGACCACCGACTGCAATTCACGCCTGGTCCGGCTGGACCCGCGTGCCGGTGCCCGGGCCGCGGTGGCCGAGGCCGCGCGCAACATCGCCTGCACGGGGGCGCGCCCGCTGGCGATCACCAACTGCCTGAACTTCGGCAACCCGATGGATCCGGAAATCTACTGGCAGTTCCGCGAGGCCATTGCCGGCATGGGCGAAGCCTGTCGCGCACTGGACACACCGGTGACCGGGGGCAACGTCAGCTTCTACAACGAAAGCCCCGCCGGGGCCGTGAATCCCACACCCGTGATCGGCATGGTGGGTTTGCTGGAACACGATCGCCCGGTGCCCTCGGCATTCCGGGGCCCCGGGGACAATGTGTTCCTGCTGGGCCTGCCTCGCGGTGAAGCCGGTGGCAGCCTGTACTTCGAGAGTCTGCACGGCAGCCTGGCCGGGCAGGTGCCCGATCCGGATC contains:
- the purL gene encoding phosphoribosylformylglycinamidine synthase subunit PurL; protein product: MHDHNDTPVTTELAREHGLSPEEFQRIQQILGRMPNLTELGIFSVMWSEHCSYKNSIAQLKTLPRSGGRLLVEAGEENAGLVDIGDGLAVAFKIESHNHPSAVEPYQGAATGVGGIMRDIFTMGARPICSLNSLRFPSPEHPTTRWLVDGIVRGIGDYGNCLGIPTVGGEAAFETCYNGNPLVNAMTVGVVTHSGTASAIACGTGNPVFLMGASTGRDGIHGATFASEELSAESEEKRSNVQVGDPFMEKLLLEATLELIASGDVVGIQDMGAAGITCSCSEMSAKGESGIRIEIAEVPQREPGMSAYEVLLSESQERMLVVMKKGREATVRRICERWDIHCARIGEVTDTGLFEVYHNGELKASVPSHDLVLGGGAPVYIREWREPEEFAVLARPRLEDHACPADLNAVLSMLMAHPNIASKRWIYRQYDHMIGLATTVRPGGDAAVVRVKGSGKSLAVTTDCNSRLVRLDPRAGARAAVAEAARNIACTGARPLAITNCLNFGNPMDPEIYWQFREAIAGMGEACRALDTPVTGGNVSFYNESPAGAVNPTPVIGMVGLLEHDRPVPSAFRGPGDNVFLLGLPRGEAGGSLYFESLHGSLAGQVPDPDLAHEKRLQEFLALAAEQGLLQSAHDVSEGGLAVCLAEACLMDPDRRVGLRARLPFEGRPDGLLFLESPGQVVISVRPARREAIEALAASLKLPCTQLGTTGGERFCVGEWLDQSLDTLAELWWHSLEAFVERRTHHG
- a CDS encoding right-handed parallel beta-helix repeat-containing protein, translating into MSRLTHVLSALLLGLGLFSPVWAYSTVSGNVSGQTWAAGTYHVVGTLTINDNSSLTLEPGAVLKFNAGVGIDVYGTLVSSGLEGQPVILTSVNDNLQGEQIPGSNASPTAGDWRNIYAYGYSSNDGVLQLLQTQVLYGGGVNSPGGAAVYGNACDSMSLTQTRVAQSAGHGLATDSVSPSLSGCTLEANLGHGLFCTGSTPQLTDNFFIGNGGWGALLNSVALSDYSGNTGWYNGVNGLGLNGTLYSSLSWNQPDPGFPFVLNGVNTISNNVTLTLPAGTLVKGGPQAQLFVNGSLVCTGTQGVPVLFVSLNDDSHGGDTNGDGPSSGAPGDWQGIYLYGYSSNQGAGMLDWTTILHAGGSTGSQGGLHAAYCDQATFVGCTFGECSASGLVIDACSPVVSGCTLRDNAGNGLYAGGGGAPVIENNTANDNGGWGIRVLGMTLTSYSGNVGSGNGINGFGLAGVLSSSQSWNQPLQSFPFVFTNQVTVNDNVTLSLPAGMLIKGMSQSQLMVHGTLLCAGTAQDPVRLVSFADDTSGGDTNGDGPSTGSPGDWLGVYAYGYSSSDGIVDLDWTTLRHAGGSSGSQGGLFLAYCDQATLDNCQFRDCSADGVLIESCSPVITGCSSSGNLRHGLYAGAGCATTLVDNAFTDNAGWGVLLISASVTDYSGNTGSGNGINGFGLSGTLYSDRSWSQPSHTFPFVLNGSITVNDNVTFTLPAGMLVKAADQSQLLVYGNLVCAGTEQAPVQLVSVQDDSQGGDTSGNGPSEGAPGDWQGVYCYGYSSNNGIADLDWTVLRHAGGSGASQGGLHLAYSDQASLDDCTFGQCSASGVTVENCSPVLSRCLMEYNLSHGLYSNPGSSSHLLDNQFDHNGGWGVYLNSVTLTSYSGNTGTGNALNGLGLSGTVSSTQTWQHPDDHFPFVLNGTVTVNDDVSLNLTPGLVCKSQPAGSFLVYGNLNASGQATAPVRLTSLRDDSIGGDTANDGSVAPAPGDWVGVYLYGYSSNNGNGNLSWCYLDYAGNGQAAVQADYCDNLNIQHSRLMFSAGDGLRANYCSFSLGGSLVAANQGAGVFHNGYTATMGSCSGDAGSNCIFGNGSWALYNNTVNPIEACGNFWGSDDPATIDAMIHDDDENASFGAVDFSNFSVIGCAPVITSITAVDDVVTLEWLPVAGASGYIVYSSATPWGTFTEDTSGVYMGTQWMAPRPSDLHCYRITAILE